One Desulfobulbus oligotrophicus DNA segment encodes these proteins:
- a CDS encoding PSP1 domain-containing protein, with protein sequence MIEQPNASQLADDASLMMEGSGGEEALCYYKIYFREQGQRFTANAHLADLIPGDRVMVRMEHGIEPATIADRSPGVPAGDRAAGYPIQRRVSEEEDEKYTLLAQLEHEAFLLCKDRIQTLHLPMHLVRVERFFNGSKIIFYFTAESRVDFRELVKVLVHEFRTRIEMRQIGVRHETQMIGGIGHCGRELCCSLFLTTFDSVSIKMAKAQDLPLNPAKISGLCNRLLCCLTYEYETYKTMKKGMPRVGRQIEFEGTVYQVTRLIPLLGQVATISSQGEERVFTEEEWRSADPVLKTTTRKNISKRGKKMKADAWKDQEEAEEK encoded by the coding sequence ATGATTGAACAGCCAAACGCATCGCAACTTGCTGATGACGCATCCCTTATGATGGAAGGCAGTGGCGGGGAAGAGGCGCTCTGTTATTATAAAATCTATTTTCGCGAGCAGGGGCAGCGCTTTACTGCCAATGCCCACCTGGCAGACCTGATCCCGGGAGACCGGGTTATGGTCCGGATGGAACACGGTATCGAGCCGGCAACCATTGCCGATCGCAGCCCGGGAGTACCTGCCGGGGACCGGGCAGCGGGCTATCCTATTCAACGTCGGGTGAGTGAGGAGGAGGATGAAAAGTATACCCTCCTGGCACAGTTGGAACACGAGGCCTTTCTTCTCTGCAAGGACCGTATTCAAACACTCCACCTGCCCATGCATCTGGTCCGGGTCGAGCGATTTTTTAACGGGTCAAAGATAATTTTCTACTTTACTGCTGAAAGCCGCGTGGATTTTCGGGAACTGGTCAAGGTGCTGGTCCATGAGTTTCGAACCCGCATTGAGATGCGCCAGATCGGGGTTCGCCACGAGACCCAGATGATCGGAGGCATCGGGCACTGTGGACGCGAACTGTGCTGTTCCCTGTTTTTGACCACCTTTGATTCGGTTTCAATCAAGATGGCAAAAGCCCAGGATCTCCCCCTTAATCCGGCTAAAATATCCGGGCTGTGCAACCGCCTGCTCTGCTGCCTGACCTATGAGTATGAGACCTATAAGACAATGAAAAAAGGGATGCCCCGGGTTGGACGACAGATCGAATTCGAGGGCACTGTGTACCAGGTCACCCGCTTGATCCCTCTGCTCGGACAGGTGGCGACGATCTCATCCCAGGGCGAAGAGCGGGTGTTCACCGAGGAGGAATGGCGTTCCGCTGATCCGGTCCTCAAGACAACAACCCGGAAGAACATCAGC
- the holB gene encoding DNA polymerase III subunit delta' gives MFSSLTGQARALSLLNRALTSGRMAHAYLFVGPDGVGKTTCALELAAVLLCRHPQEGRPCTICPGCLKLQSGNHPDLLRLQPDGAALKIDQIRGLKKTLNYAPFESRVRIVILEEVQTMRREAGNSLLKLLEEPPPDNLLILISNSLDALLGTIVSRCHVIPFVSLPLEQAAAVIHRHRPELDTADCHALAALTGGCPGQALAMETDGALPVYQRILQTIAADEQSGAQRIEQAITLAVTLADCKDGLENVLHLLRIFFKDAMMVHCGLTVPNMPLGVEQIRERWNLDGLSAKIAAIDLAEQALAGNCNRGLISEVLLLELLDCTHLNIESV, from the coding sequence ATGTTTTCCTCGCTGACAGGTCAAGCCAGGGCCCTTTCCCTGTTGAATCGAGCCCTGACCAGTGGCCGTATGGCCCATGCCTACCTGTTTGTCGGTCCCGACGGTGTGGGAAAGACCACCTGTGCTCTGGAGCTGGCGGCAGTCCTCCTCTGTCGGCATCCTCAGGAGGGACGACCGTGTACGATCTGTCCGGGGTGCCTTAAATTACAATCCGGTAACCATCCGGATCTCCTGCGTCTGCAACCGGACGGTGCTGCCCTTAAAATCGATCAGATCCGCGGGTTGAAAAAAACGCTCAACTATGCACCGTTTGAAAGCAGGGTACGGATCGTCATCCTGGAAGAGGTGCAGACCATGCGGCGGGAGGCCGGTAACAGTCTGCTGAAACTGCTTGAAGAACCCCCGCCCGATAATCTGCTTATCCTGATCAGTAACAGTCTTGATGCTCTTCTCGGGACCATTGTTTCCCGCTGCCACGTCATTCCCTTTGTTTCACTGCCGCTTGAGCAGGCAGCTGCCGTTATCCACCGGCATCGCCCGGAGCTCGATACTGCCGATTGTCATGCCCTGGCCGCCCTGACCGGTGGTTGTCCGGGCCAGGCGCTGGCTATGGAGACGGATGGGGCTCTACCGGTTTATCAGCGCATTCTCCAAACCATAGCGGCGGATGAACAGTCCGGAGCACAGCGGATTGAACAGGCGATCACGCTGGCTGTCACCCTGGCCGACTGTAAGGATGGGCTGGAGAATGTCCTGCATCTTTTGCGGATCTTTTTTAAAGATGCAATGATGGTGCACTGCGGTTTAACCGTTCCGAACATGCCGCTTGGTGTGGAGCAGATAAGAGAACGCTGGAATTTAGACGGGCTTTCTGCTAAGATTGCGGCCATTGACCTGGCCGAACAGGCACTTGCCGGGAACTGTAACCGTGGTCTGATCAGTGAAGTTCTTCTTCTGGAACTCCTTGATTGCACACACCTCAACATCGAATCAGTATGA
- a CDS encoding 3'-5' exoribonuclease YhaM family protein translates to MNIQEKKIFISQLTAGQQLQDVFLVAKKSLADTRAGKPYLAMTLMDRTGEIEVRVWENAQQYDALIEEGDYALVQAVVKPFRDQLQMTVTSLRKVDETAVDLASFLRTSTRPAAEMHAALDAVIGSITDPALQQLLQTIFQGEVLQKFQRAPAAKKLHHAYIGGLMEHTLSIVGMADKVADHYPLIDRDMLIAGALVHDLAKIEEFDYSKPAFQYTDRGRLVGHLVMGVDIVRRAAGQVPAITDDQLDRLLHMILSHHGQYGFGSPVLPMTPEAILLHYLDDMDAKMQYMESLCVKMDGNSWQWTDYQRHLERYLYLRACGAAQEEGAEQAEDIPDPAASSPAEPVRQPREKSSLAHRQQSLF, encoded by the coding sequence ATGAATATTCAGGAGAAAAAAATCTTTATCAGCCAGCTGACCGCCGGTCAGCAGCTGCAGGATGTATTTCTGGTGGCAAAAAAATCACTGGCTGATACCAGGGCCGGCAAACCCTACCTTGCCATGACCCTGATGGACCGGACCGGTGAGATTGAGGTCAGGGTCTGGGAGAACGCGCAGCAGTATGACGCCCTGATCGAAGAGGGTGACTATGCCCTGGTGCAGGCTGTGGTCAAACCCTTCCGTGACCAGTTGCAGATGACCGTGACCTCCCTGCGGAAGGTGGATGAGACAGCGGTGGATCTGGCATCTTTTCTGCGGACAAGCACAAGGCCGGCGGCTGAGATGCATGCCGCTCTGGATGCGGTGATCGGTTCCATTACTGATCCGGCACTGCAGCAGCTTCTGCAAACCATCTTTCAGGGAGAGGTGCTGCAGAAATTTCAACGGGCGCCGGCTGCCAAAAAGTTACACCATGCCTATATCGGCGGCTTGATGGAACATACCCTGTCGATTGTCGGCATGGCGGACAAGGTGGCGGACCATTATCCCCTGATCGATCGGGACATGCTGATTGCCGGAGCCCTGGTGCATGACCTGGCCAAGATTGAGGAGTTTGATTATTCCAAACCAGCCTTTCAGTACACAGACCGGGGGCGCCTGGTCGGTCATCTGGTCATGGGAGTGGATATTGTGCGCCGGGCAGCCGGGCAGGTACCGGCGATCACAGACGATCAGCTGGACCGGCTTCTGCACATGATCCTCAGTCATCACGGCCAATACGGCTTTGGCTCCCCGGTGTTGCCCATGACGCCGGAAGCCATCCTGCTGCATTATCTTGACGACATGGACGCCAAGATGCAGTACATGGAATCATTGTGCGTCAAGATGGACGGTAACAGCTGGCAGTGGACCGATTATCAGCGGCATCTGGAGCGCTATCTCTACCTTCGTGCCTGCGGGGCAGCTCAGGAGGAAGGGGCGGAGCAGGCGGAAGATATCCCTGATCCGGCGGCCTCTTCACCAGCTGAGCCGGTTCGTCAGCCCAGGGAGAAATCGTCGTTGGCCCATCGCCAGCAGTCTCTCTTTTAA
- a CDS encoding amidohydrolase family protein — translation MHIDLLITNTTILPFPDTEQVIAKGFVAITGTLISTVGPMSACPPTADATVISGAGQLVMPGLVNGHCHAPMTLFRGLADDLDLHTWLQTHIFPAEARQVNPEMVYWCSKLAAAEMLLSGTTTVADGYFLEDEVARACVETGIRCVAAQAVLDFPAPGVPDPAQNIKVAARFLEHWQGRDPLITPGIFAHSAYTCSNTTLQQAKELTRYHQAPLFIHVAETRDEGRHIAEPQASTPIGHLQALHLLDPDTICVHCTWATDSDLVDLTAHGCAVVTCPQSNAKLASGRMPLSAMLQQRVRLALGTDSAASNNSLDIFREMDFAAKVHKVTPCDPAAAPAGTLLHMATAGGAEALGLQNGHGTLAPGAPADLILLDLQQPHTQPFHGPRLLVYSQAGSSVRTVIVNGRIVVYDRQLRTIDLDATCDRVRTLAAG, via the coding sequence ATGCACATCGATCTCCTGATCACCAACACGACAATTCTCCCCTTTCCCGACACAGAACAGGTGATTGCCAAAGGGTTTGTTGCGATCACCGGTACACTGATCAGTACAGTCGGTCCCATGTCCGCCTGTCCGCCGACAGCAGATGCAACCGTGATCAGCGGTGCAGGACAACTGGTCATGCCCGGACTGGTCAATGGACACTGCCATGCCCCTATGACACTGTTCCGTGGCCTGGCCGATGACCTTGACCTGCATACCTGGCTGCAGACCCACATCTTTCCGGCCGAAGCCAGACAGGTCAACCCGGAGATGGTGTACTGGTGCAGCAAACTGGCTGCCGCGGAAATGCTGCTCAGCGGTACGACCACCGTAGCTGACGGCTATTTCCTGGAGGACGAAGTGGCACGTGCCTGTGTGGAAACAGGTATCCGCTGTGTGGCCGCCCAGGCTGTCCTCGACTTTCCAGCCCCCGGTGTCCCTGACCCTGCACAGAACATCAAGGTTGCCGCTCGTTTCCTGGAACACTGGCAGGGGCGTGACCCCTTAATCACACCCGGCATCTTTGCTCACTCTGCCTACACCTGTTCCAATACAACGCTGCAACAGGCCAAAGAGCTGACCCGTTATCACCAGGCGCCTCTGTTTATTCATGTTGCCGAAACCAGAGACGAAGGCCGTCACATTGCTGAACCGCAGGCCTCAACTCCGATCGGCCATCTGCAAGCCCTGCACCTGCTTGATCCGGACACGATCTGTGTCCACTGCACATGGGCAACAGACAGTGACCTCGTCGATCTGACGGCACACGGTTGCGCGGTGGTCACCTGTCCACAGAGCAATGCCAAACTGGCCTCCGGGCGCATGCCGCTCAGTGCCATGCTGCAGCAGCGCGTGCGACTTGCCCTGGGCACAGACTCCGCAGCCTCCAACAACAGCCTGGACATCTTCCGGGAAATGGATTTTGCCGCTAAAGTTCACAAGGTCACCCCCTGTGACCCCGCAGCAGCACCCGCCGGCACACTGCTGCACATGGCCACAGCCGGTGGTGCCGAGGCCCTGGGGCTGCAAAACGGTCACGGCACCCTGGCACCCGGTGCGCCGGCTGATCTGATCCTCCTTGATCTTCAGCAACCGCATACCCAACCCTTTCATGGCCCCCGGCTCCTCGTGTACAGTCAGGCCGGCAGCAGTGTCCGCACGGTCATTGTCAACGGTCGGATAGTGGTTTATGATCGACAGCTGCGTACCATTGATCTCGATGCAACCTGTGACCGCGTCCGGACCCTTGCGGCCGGGTAA
- the tsaA gene encoding tRNA (N6-threonylcarbamoyladenosine(37)-N6)-methyltransferase TrmO, translated as MSQPILQPIGIVHCDITSREDAPKNYDISDRKGVLEIYPAFQDGLQGIAAGHTIVVLFWLDRSDRTRLLVYPRGDRSRGLHGVFATRSPDRPNPIALSEVRILAIRNNCLEVVGLDVLDGTPIIDIKKKITPEDRPTA; from the coding sequence ATGTCTCAGCCCATTCTGCAGCCCATCGGTATCGTCCACTGCGATATCACTTCCCGGGAAGACGCGCCGAAAAACTACGACATATCAGATCGTAAAGGTGTTCTGGAGATCTACCCGGCGTTTCAGGACGGCCTGCAGGGTATTGCAGCAGGACACACCATTGTTGTCCTGTTCTGGCTGGATCGGTCAGACCGCACCCGGCTCCTGGTATATCCGCGGGGGGACCGCTCCCGCGGCCTGCACGGTGTCTTTGCCACCCGCAGCCCGGATCGGCCGAACCCGATTGCACTCTCCGAAGTGCGGATACTGGCGATACGTAACAACTGCCTGGAAGTTGTCGGACTGGACGTCCTTGACGGGACTCCGATCATTGATATCAAAAAGAAGATCACGCCTGAGGACCGGCCGACCGCCTGA
- the ychF gene encoding redox-regulated ATPase YchF, which produces MKVGIIGLPQTGKKTLFQVLTGNEVQETGGPLKPIPGTANIVDQRFDRLVTMYQPKKETRARIDFVLLPKLEQEVIVKGDVFRDISDVDTLCHVVRAFEDDSIYHAAGSVDPLRDVAAVNAELQLHDQLFLEKRIDRLETGLKKVKDERQLKELALLKRMQEHLENDHPLRLLELSEEEDLLIRSYPLLTRKEMILVFNIGEDQVNDTSLLDRVQDLCAAEKMEAMVVSAGVESEIALLDSEEERREFLQDMGIEEPALEVLTGLCLKALGRISFFTVGKDEVHQWLVRTGSPAPVAAGVIHSDLQKGFIRAEVIKYDELIALGSEAELKKAGKLAVQGKDYTVVDGDILNIRFNV; this is translated from the coding sequence ATGAAAGTCGGCATTATTGGGCTGCCACAGACAGGTAAAAAGACCCTGTTTCAGGTGTTGACCGGTAACGAAGTGCAGGAGACAGGCGGCCCCCTGAAACCCATTCCCGGTACTGCAAATATTGTTGATCAACGTTTCGATCGGCTGGTGACCATGTATCAGCCGAAAAAGGAGACCAGGGCGCGTATCGATTTTGTCCTTTTGCCGAAGCTGGAACAAGAGGTGATCGTTAAGGGCGATGTTTTCCGGGATATCAGTGATGTGGATACCCTGTGCCACGTGGTTCGCGCCTTTGAAGATGATTCGATATACCATGCTGCCGGCTCGGTGGACCCTTTGCGGGATGTTGCCGCTGTCAACGCCGAGTTGCAGCTCCACGACCAGCTCTTTCTTGAAAAGCGCATCGATCGTCTGGAAACAGGTCTGAAAAAGGTGAAGGATGAGCGACAGCTCAAGGAGCTGGCCTTGCTGAAGCGTATGCAGGAGCATCTGGAAAACGATCATCCGCTTCGTCTGCTGGAGTTGAGTGAAGAGGAGGATCTGCTGATCCGCAGTTATCCGCTGCTCACCAGAAAGGAGATGATCCTGGTCTTCAACATCGGTGAAGATCAGGTCAACGACACCTCTCTGCTCGACCGGGTACAGGATCTCTGTGCAGCCGAAAAGATGGAGGCCATGGTTGTGTCGGCCGGGGTGGAGTCGGAAATAGCCCTGCTTGACAGCGAAGAGGAGCGTCGGGAATTTCTGCAGGATATGGGTATTGAAGAGCCGGCGCTGGAAGTTCTGACCGGCCTGTGTCTCAAGGCCCTGGGACGTATCTCCTTTTTCACCGTGGGGAAGGATGAGGTGCACCAGTGGCTGGTCCGTACCGGTTCACCGGCCCCGGTGGCCGCCGGTGTTATTCATTCTGATCTGCAGAAGGGATTTATCCGGGCAGAGGTCATAAAGTATGACGAACTGATTGCTCTGGGAAGCGAGGCTGAACTGAAAAAAGCCGGTAAACTCGCTGTTCAGGGTAAGGACTATACCGTCGTTGACGGAGATATCCTGAACATCCGCTTCAATGTGTAA
- a CDS encoding Rne/Rng family ribonuclease yields MTEIEHEQNEQKNTALPERKARTGAWWKSIPGKSAAAATPETVDLQARPDDKDNKDNKDKAEKPAGKKARSAPADDAGLKKAPPEQAPAAAAARNNTEEQALAASEAPEVEAKAEVRPAPPRKRRPRRSAKKRPLQEEAPDPAADVSESGDEAPEDVADAEDEEELDDVVEDDHSEFPEKPVVYKLFINAEEPEECRVALVEDGRLESFHVTTSDREPTKNNIYKGRVVSIEANLQAAFVDIGTGRNGFLPFNEIHPEYYREDVNERIRDLIAQQQWKKLKIEEVLQKGQEVLVQVVKEVTGNKGANMTTYLSLPGRCLVLMPGSDSAGISRKIVGEERRGTLREIMSGFEIPEGIGYIIRTASAEITKTVLEKDLQSLLALWAEVKHRGQTMEAPALVYEERDTVVRFLRDYFFPEIQEITVDTKESLDNVNAFISLLPKEQRQVKVKLHRGVKPIFNQFNIEEQIESIFKPQVALPSGGSIVINPTEALVAIDVNSGRTSKNADFDETIFLANMEAAAELARQLRLRDLGGLIVVDFIDMRNKKHIREVERQVKVSMKRDKAKVDISRISRFGLMQISRQKMGAPIEKGSYRTCDHCQGRGVVRSVETLALYYLRRIQTGVSRKKVGRIECRLPLDVAQYLLNKKRAELLELESKHSARIDIIPRLEMKPMENQIDFLEGEAES; encoded by the coding sequence ATGACAGAGATAGAACACGAACAGAACGAACAGAAAAATACAGCCTTGCCCGAACGCAAGGCACGAACCGGTGCCTGGTGGAAAAGCATCCCAGGTAAATCAGCTGCAGCAGCCACGCCTGAAACGGTCGATCTACAGGCCCGGCCCGATGATAAAGATAATAAAGATAATAAAGATAAAGCGGAGAAACCAGCCGGAAAAAAGGCACGGTCAGCCCCTGCGGACGATGCCGGTTTAAAGAAGGCGCCGCCGGAGCAGGCGCCGGCGGCTGCAGCTGCCCGGAACAACACTGAAGAGCAGGCACTGGCGGCATCAGAGGCACCGGAGGTCGAGGCCAAGGCCGAGGTCAGGCCGGCACCACCCAGGAAACGTCGGCCGCGACGCAGTGCTAAAAAACGGCCCTTGCAGGAAGAGGCGCCGGATCCTGCGGCAGATGTATCAGAGAGTGGTGATGAAGCGCCGGAGGATGTGGCCGATGCGGAGGATGAGGAAGAACTTGATGACGTTGTCGAGGATGATCATTCGGAGTTTCCTGAAAAACCGGTTGTTTACAAACTGTTTATCAATGCCGAGGAGCCCGAGGAATGCCGCGTGGCCCTGGTTGAAGACGGACGGCTGGAATCGTTTCATGTAACCACCAGTGACCGTGAACCAACCAAGAACAACATCTACAAGGGGCGGGTTGTTTCTATAGAGGCCAACCTGCAGGCAGCCTTTGTGGATATCGGTACCGGCCGCAACGGGTTTCTCCCTTTCAACGAGATCCATCCTGAATACTATCGTGAGGATGTGAATGAACGTATTCGTGACCTCATTGCCCAGCAGCAGTGGAAAAAACTGAAGATTGAGGAGGTGCTGCAAAAGGGGCAGGAGGTGCTGGTCCAGGTGGTGAAAGAGGTTACCGGCAACAAGGGGGCCAACATGACCACCTATCTGTCGTTGCCGGGCCGCTGTCTGGTGCTGATGCCCGGCAGTGATTCCGCCGGTATTTCCCGTAAGATTGTCGGCGAGGAGCGCCGGGGCACCCTGCGGGAAATCATGAGCGGATTCGAGATTCCCGAAGGTATCGGATACATTATCAGGACAGCCAGCGCTGAGATCACCAAGACAGTCCTGGAAAAGGATCTGCAGAGTTTGCTGGCCTTGTGGGCAGAGGTGAAGCACCGCGGTCAGACCATGGAGGCGCCCGCCCTTGTCTATGAGGAGCGGGATACGGTGGTCCGTTTTCTTCGGGATTACTTTTTTCCGGAGATTCAGGAGATTACCGTTGATACCAAAGAGTCGCTGGACAATGTCAACGCCTTTATCAGCCTGCTGCCGAAGGAGCAGCGTCAGGTCAAGGTCAAGCTCCATCGGGGCGTTAAACCGATTTTTAATCAGTTTAATATCGAAGAACAGATCGAGTCCATCTTCAAGCCGCAGGTGGCCTTGCCGTCCGGCGGTTCGATCGTCATCAATCCCACAGAGGCGTTGGTCGCCATTGATGTCAACTCCGGGCGGACATCAAAAAATGCCGACTTTGACGAAACAATCTTCCTGGCCAATATGGAGGCGGCTGCTGAACTGGCGCGACAGTTGCGGTTGCGGGACCTGGGCGGTCTGATTGTGGTTGACTTCATCGATATGCGGAACAAAAAGCATATTCGCGAGGTTGAGCGTCAGGTCAAGGTCAGTATGAAACGTGACAAGGCAAAAGTCGACATCAGCAGGATCTCCCGTTTCGGGCTCATGCAGATCTCACGGCAGAAGATGGGGGCTCCTATTGAGAAGGGCAGTTATCGGACCTGTGATCACTGCCAGGGAAGGGGAGTTGTCCGTTCGGTTGAAACGCTGGCCCTGTACTATCTACGTCGTATTCAGACCGGTGTCAGCCGGAAGAAGGTGGGCAGGATCGAGTGCCGACTGCCGCTTGATGTGGCACAGTATCTGCTCAACAAAAAACGGGCGGAGCTCCTTGAGCTGGAAAGTAAACATTCGGCACGCATTGATATAATCCCCCGGCTTGAAATGAAACCAATGGAAAATCAGATTGATTTCCTTGAAGGCGAGGCCGAATCATAA
- a CDS encoding radical SAM protein has product MNYIFGPVNSRRLGRSLGIDLFPQKICNLDCVYCEVGPTIATVCRRAAYSSAAAVMAEVADWCRQPELLDKVDVLTVTAKGEPTLHSEIGTILRFLKETTRKPVAVLTNGTTLHDEAVRRDLMAADIVVPSLDAARSASFAGVDRPAAGIDIQKVIEGLTVFSHAFSGMLWLEILLVRGMNDSTEDLDALVAALQPMRLDRIQLNTVVRPPADPAAHPLPPEQLTACASRLGTELNLPVDVSFAAPDAAHQHPLDDTRSVPPVSLPVVLEKIQEIVQRRPCTAVDVDRIFRLGGPDKVEQLLMPLVQAGVLHIKAHGGTRYYHRVR; this is encoded by the coding sequence ATGAACTATATTTTCGGACCGGTGAATTCCAGGCGACTCGGCCGCTCCCTCGGCATCGACCTCTTTCCCCAGAAAATCTGTAACCTTGATTGCGTTTACTGCGAGGTCGGACCAACAATTGCAACGGTATGCAGGCGAGCCGCCTACTCGTCTGCGGCAGCTGTTATGGCGGAAGTTGCCGACTGGTGCCGGCAGCCGGAGCTGCTGGACAAGGTGGATGTGCTGACCGTGACGGCCAAAGGGGAGCCGACCCTGCACAGCGAGATCGGCACCATCCTCCGGTTTTTAAAGGAAACAACCCGTAAACCGGTGGCTGTTCTGACAAACGGGACAACATTACATGATGAGGCGGTTCGTCGTGATCTCATGGCCGCAGACATTGTTGTGCCTTCCCTGGATGCAGCTCGATCAGCGAGTTTTGCCGGGGTTGACCGTCCGGCGGCCGGGATTGATATACAGAAGGTTATTGAAGGTTTGACTGTTTTCAGCCATGCCTTTTCCGGTATGCTTTGGCTTGAGATTCTTTTGGTCCGGGGAATGAACGATTCCACCGAGGACCTGGATGCTCTGGTTGCCGCGCTCCAACCGATGCGGCTGGACAGAATACAGCTGAATACGGTGGTACGGCCTCCGGCGGATCCGGCTGCGCATCCCCTGCCGCCGGAACAGTTGACAGCTTGTGCATCCCGGCTTGGTACCGAGCTCAATCTGCCGGTTGATGTATCCTTTGCCGCCCCGGATGCGGCGCACCAGCACCCCTTGGACGATACACGGTCTGTTCCCCCGGTATCGTTGCCCGTGGTGTTGGAGAAAATACAGGAAATTGTGCAACGGCGGCCATGCACCGCCGTTGATGTAGACCGGATTTTCCGCCTTGGCGGTCCGGACAAAGTTGAGCAGCTGCTCATGCCGCTGGTGCAGGCTGGTGTCCTGCACATCAAGGCCCATGGAGGCACCCGGTATTACCATCGGGTGCGCTGA